The genomic segment TGCAGCAGGAAGGACGCGGCATCGGTCTGATGAACAAGATTGCAGCCTACAAGCTTCAGGAAGAAGGCTACGATACCGTTGACGCCAATACCCATCTCGGTTTCAAGCCAGACGAGCGCGACTATGGTTGCGGTGCACAGATGCTCCGCCACCTCGGTGTGCACAAAATGCGTCTGCTCACCAACAATCCGGTAAAGCGCGTAGGTCTCGAAGCATACGGTTTGGAAATCGTAGAAAATGTACCTATCGAAGTTGTGCCAAACAAGTACAATGAGCGTTATCTCAAGACCAAGAGAGACCGCATGGGGCATACTTTGCACCTCGGATAATAAAATTATGTTATTATTTCAATACAAAACATGAAATAATGCTCAATTTTCTTCCGAAAAAGAAATAATTTGCTTACTTTTGCACACGATAAACAAATATAAGAATAAAATTATGGCACAATTATCTGATCGTTTAAACAGATTGGCACCTTCAGCAACGCTGGCGATGTCACAGAAGAGTAGTGAAATGAAAGTTCAAGGTATTGATGTAATCAACATGAGCGTAGGTGAACCAGACTTCAACACTCCTGACAATATTAAACAGGCAGCAAAGAAGGCTATTGACGAGAACTATTCCCGTTATTCACCAGTACCAGGTTATCCTGACTTGCGAAAAGCAATTGTAGCCAAATTAAAGAACGAGAATGGTTTGGAGTACACTACCAATGAAGTAATCGTTGGTACTGGTGGTAAACAGTGCGTCTGCAACGCAGTATTGGCACTCGTAAATCCAGGCGACGAGGTTATCATTCCTGCACCATATTGGGTAAGTTATCCACAGATGGTGAAATTGGCAGGAGGTACTCCGGTCATTGTGAATGCCGGTTTCGACCAGGACTTTAAGATGACAGCAGAGCAGTTGGAGAATGCCATTACAGAGAAGACCAAGATGCTCATTCTCTGTTCTCCAAGCAACCCTACCGGTAGCGTATACTCTAAGGAAGAACTGGCTGCACTGGCAGAGGTACTCAAGAAGCATCCTGAAGTATTTGTGTTGGCAGATGAAATCTACGAACACATCAACTATATCGGCAAGCACCACAGCATTGCTCAGGAACCGGGCATGAAGGAGCAGGTTATCATTGCCAATGGTGTATCTAAGGCTTACGCCATGACAGGATGGAGAATCGGTTTCCTGGCTGGTCCGGAATGGATCATCAAGGGTTGCAACAAGCTCCAGGGACAGTATACCAGCGGTACATGTTCTGTAAGCCAGAAGGCAGCAGAAGCAGCCTACACACTCGACCAGAGTGCAGTAGAGGAAATGCGCGTAGCTTTCGAGCGCCGACGCAACCTGATTGTAAAGTTGGCTAAAGAGGTTCCAGGCCTTGAGGTAAACATGCCACAGGGTGCCTTCTATCTCTTCCCTAAGTGCAACAGCTACTTTGGCAAGAGCAATGGTGTGAAGACCATCAACAACTCAACTGATTTTGCCATGTACCTTCTCGAGGAAGCACATGTAGCCACCGTAGGTGGTGACGCATTCGGTGATCCAGACTGTTTCCGCATGAGCTATGCAACAAGCGACGAGAACATCGTTGAAGCTATCAAACGCATCAAAGAAGCTTTGGGTAAGTTGAAATAAAAATGGCTTAAACACCATGTTCAAGGGGCAAAATGTAAGAAAAATGCGAGATATTGGTATAAAATAAGCCAATATCTCGTTAAAACTTCTTAATTAGGCTGATAGTAAACTTTAATTTATTATCTTTGCCAATGCAAAATAGATAACCCAACTGTGTTTATTGACAAACGACACATTCAAGGTCTACGAAGCGAGAAAGAAAAAAGAAAATATTAATAATTTATTAACTAATAATTTAAAAAAAAGTAAAATTATGGCAACTACAAAACAAGC from the Segatella copri genome contains:
- a CDS encoding pyridoxal phosphate-dependent aminotransferase encodes the protein MAQLSDRLNRLAPSATLAMSQKSSEMKVQGIDVINMSVGEPDFNTPDNIKQAAKKAIDENYSRYSPVPGYPDLRKAIVAKLKNENGLEYTTNEVIVGTGGKQCVCNAVLALVNPGDEVIIPAPYWVSYPQMVKLAGGTPVIVNAGFDQDFKMTAEQLENAITEKTKMLILCSPSNPTGSVYSKEELAALAEVLKKHPEVFVLADEIYEHINYIGKHHSIAQEPGMKEQVIIANGVSKAYAMTGWRIGFLAGPEWIIKGCNKLQGQYTSGTCSVSQKAAEAAYTLDQSAVEEMRVAFERRRNLIVKLAKEVPGLEVNMPQGAFYLFPKCNSYFGKSNGVKTINNSTDFAMYLLEEAHVATVGGDAFGDPDCFRMSYATSDENIVEAIKRIKEALGKLK